The window AAGGATCTCCGTGAAAACCATGGGATTTTCTGTTCTATTGTGGTATATCCCGTAATTCCGAAGGGGTTAATCTTGCTTCGTTTGATTCCAACCGCAACACACACCATGCAAGATATCGAGGAAACCTTGGACGCTTTCTCAGCAATCAGGGAGCGCTTGCAAAATGGAACCTACAAAAGACTTTCTGCTGCCGTAGCGGCGGCCATGGGAGAGTAATTTCTTTATGGGCTCACTTTAAAAATCTTAATTGCAGCGGACTTTGTTCCGCTGCAATGCGTATTGGGTGTTTCCTCGCCGCCATCTTCCCTGCCTTACCTCGTTTTCATTGAAGGGATTTATGCTGGTATCACCGTTATAATATTGAAGATAAACCGCTGGTGAACCTTGGTACGACACCAGTTGCCATGTTCCAGAGCTATTTCCGTAGGAAGCTCCCTGGGCATTGCCACCATAATCCCCTTCCACACTGAACGAACCATCCGTGTTCATTGAAAAAGTACCATTGGCACAAAAATTCACATAGGTAATGGAACTGGCCATGCTATCGTTTACGTATGAGGTACGCTGGTAAAAAACCAACTGACTCCCGGAAATGATGTTCAGCAACCCTTGGTTGTCAAGTTCAGGGTATTGACCATCAGTATTTACAGGGGATGGTGGATTGGGGGTTCCATTTATAGTATTCCCCGAAACACCGCTATTATCCCTCATGTAGGGGGTCAAATCGAAACTGCCCAAATTGTGAAGATCAGAATACTTGTAAAAGGGTTCATTGTATCCCGTGGCACGAACGCTCATTTGCAAACCGGAGAGATTGGCTTCAAACGGAACAGGCCCATCCAAACCGTAGATTTGACCGTTCAGCCGAGTGTCGGTACCCGTGGCCCTTATAGCAAAACTTGCTCCCACTGCGGCCAGCATACCGTGGTATTCATCGCCCACCCGTTTAAATTGTATGGAAATACTTTCCGAAGTGTTTATGAAAGTCCCTACAAAGTTGGAACTTTGCCCAAAAGCAGCAAACACGGTTAAGACAAGGATACTAAAAAGCAGTGTAATCTTTTTCATAGGCAGCGATAATAGTTCTAAAGCTATCAAAAAGATGCTTATCCCACAATTAAATTAGATATTCGGTATGCTTCAATCTTATTGTTCCAAACGTTCCACCATCAATGAAGCGAATAGGTTGACCCCAGTTCGGATACAGCTTTCATCAACCGCAAAATTTGGTGAATGTGTTTGTGCGATGATACCCTTTTCGTAGTTGGAGCCGCCCATAAAAAAGTACACACTGGGCACTTTGGGCTGAAAAAATGCAAAATCATCACTCCTTCCATCAGCTACCACCCCATGCAGGCGAAGCACCCTATCTTCACCGTAGATACTTGATAATTGTTCCAAGCTTTCGTTTACAAGTCTTTCGTTGTTGTCCAGCGTGGGAAATACATGTACCAATTCTGCTCCCAAAAAATCATTGGTAAAATCCGATTGGCCAATTTGCTTTTTAAGTTCGGGCAAGGCCGCATCCCGCTGTTTTTTGTCGCTAAAACTTAAAAAAGCACTGATTTTAACACCTTCCTCCGTTTCTTTAACCTTGAAATTTCTGTTATCTACGGTAGTGTAATCGGTGTAAATGGATTTGGGGCCCGCAATACCAATTTCTGGGTCGCCCATATTCTGCATGTTCCAAAATTTACTGTCTTTGGGAACATTTTCAAGACCATGGACCTGCTTTTTGACGAATTCCGTCAAAGCTTCGGTATTGCCAATGTCCTTGAATCTGAGATCCACCCTTTTGTAGTCGGAGAACATTTCCTCTGGTTTTGCGGCAATGGTACCGGCAGGGAATGGCGTTACATGCATGGCATACATTTCTTCGGGGTCGATCAACTGGAACAATCC is drawn from Flagellimonas sp. MMG031 and contains these coding sequences:
- a CDS encoding amidohydrolase, which translates into the protein MMPRNPSYTLTLFLYVLFSIAAFSQQNIHKDVQEHTEMIFDSLVKIRRDFHRHPEVGGEEQRTSQKVIEYLSSLGLEVKTGIGGYGVVGILKGGKPGKKIAWRADMDAMPSNAPDVVAFASETEGVRHICGHDVHTTVALGMATVLAAQRERLEGTIYFVFQPSEENIKGALAMMDDGLFQLIDPEEMYAMHVTPFPAGTIAAKPEEMFSDYKRVDLRFKDIGNTEALTEFVKKQVHGLENVPKDSKFWNMQNMGDPEIGIAGPKSIYTDYTTVDNRNFKVKETEEGVKISAFLSFSDKKQRDAALPELKKQIGQSDFTNDFLGAELVHVFPTLDNNERLVNESLEQLSSIYGEDRVLRLHGVVADGRSDDFAFFQPKVPSVYFFMGGSNYEKGIIAQTHSPNFAVDESCIRTGVNLFASLMVERLEQ